One segment of Hippopotamus amphibius kiboko isolate mHipAmp2 chromosome 2, mHipAmp2.hap2, whole genome shotgun sequence DNA contains the following:
- the INSM2 gene encoding insulinoma-associated protein 2, translating to MPRGFLVKRTKRAGGSYRVRLAERVFPLLGPQGASPFREEASSAPQPGAERAAPPTPEEEEVAREVSGSSCRAAGVSPGAGGRQGAERRAEDGREGPGPSPSPTKPAGAELRRAFLERCLSSPVSAESFPGGAATVAAFCSVAPAAAPTPGEPFLLPLRAPFPEPALHPDPAPLSATLHGLKRATGSERRAKAPLGCASGPAAAAVKKPKAVRKLSFADEVTTSPVLGLKIKEEEPGAPSRGLGGSRTPLGEFICQLCKEQYADPFALAQHRCSRIVRVEYRCPECDKVFSCPANLASHRRWHKPRPAAASAATVSSANGKLPPPSSSSCPDSGAVASFLADGKENSQAGPSADQHPQARDSSGAEQHRDSAPQPGLQVLSHPEPPLPQVPYTAGVLGRQVPEPGSASGVSGVGGPEIFVCPYCHKKFRRQAYLRKHLGTHEAGSARALAQGFASERGAPLAFACPLCGAHFPSADIRDKHRLWHAVREELLLPALAGAPPEAPSPGGASDGSAQQIFSCKHCPSTFFSSPGLTRHINKCHPSESRQVLLLQMPLRPGC from the coding sequence ATGCCTAGGGGCTTCCTGGTAAAGCGAACTAAACGGGCAGGCGGCTCGTACCGAGTGCGCCTAGCGGAGCGGGTCTTCCCCCTGCTGGGGCCCCAGGGGGCGTCGCCCTTCCGCGAGGAGGCTTCCAGCGCCCCTCAGCCCGGTGCGGAGCGGGCGGCACCCCCAAccccggaggaggaggaggtggcccgCGAAGTGTCGGGGTCGTCCTGTCGGGCGGCTGGGGTGAGCcccggggcgggcgggcggcaaGGCGCGGAGCGGCGGGCGGAGGATGGCAGGGAGGGTCCcgggcccagccccagccctacGAAGCCGGCGGGCGCGGAGCTGCGCCGGGCGTTCCTGGAGCGCTGCCTCAGCTCGCCTGTCTCCGCGGAGTCCTTCCCCGGGGGCGCCGCCACCGTGGCCGCTTTCTGCTCGGTGGCGCCAGCAGCCGCACCGACCCCGGGGGAGCCGTTCCTGCTGCCTCTCCGGGCACCGTTCCCGGAGCCTGCGCTCCATCCGGACCCCGCGCCCCTCTCGGCCACCCTGCACGGCCTGAAGCGGGCCACCGGCAGCGAGCGCCGCGCCAAGGCACCTCTGGGCTGCGCGTCCGGGCCCGCAGCAGCCGCAGTCAAAAAGCCAAAGGCCGTGAGGAAGTTGAGCTTCGCCGATGAAGTCACCACGTCCCCCGTTCTGGGCCTGAAGATCAAGGAGGAGGAGCCCGGAGCACCGTCCCGGGGCCTGGGGGGCAGCCGCACGCCTCTGGGGGAGTTCATCTGCCAGCTGTGCAAGGAGCAGTACGCAGACCCCTTCGCGCTGGCTCAGCACCGCTGCTCCCGCATCGTGCGCGTCGAGTACCGCTGCCCTGAGTGCGACAAGGTCTTCAGCTGCCCCGCGAACCTCGCCTCCCATCGCCGCTGGCACAAGCCGCGGCCCGCAGCGGCCAGCGCCGCCACAGTCTCCTCAGCCAACGGGAAGCTGCCCCCTCCGTCGTCCTCGTCCTGCCCGGATTCCGGGGCTGTTGCGTCTTTCCTGGCGGACGGGAAGGAGAACAGCCAGGCAGGGCCAAGTGCGGATCAGCACCCGCAGGCCAGGGACAGCTCCGGGGCGGAGCAGCACCGGGACAGCGCCCCACAACCAGGCCTCCAGGTGTTGTCCCACCCCGAGCCTCCGCTGCCTCAGGTCCCTTATACGGCGGGGGTGTTGGGGCGCCAGGTGCCTGAACCGGGCAGTGCCAGTGGTGTCAGTGGTGTCGGGGGACCCGAGATCTTCGTGTGCCCATATTGCCACAAAAAGTTCCGTCGCCAAGCCTACCTGCGCAAGCACCTGGGCACTCACGAGGCGGGCTCGGCCCGAGCGCTTGCCCAGGGCTTTGCCTCCGAACGTGGCGCCCCACTTGCCTTCGCTTGCCCGCTGTGCGGGGCGCACTTCCCGTCGGCAGACATCAGGGACAAGCACCGGCTGTGGCATGCGGTCCGCGAGGAGCTGCTCCTGCCCGCTTTGGCCGGGGCGCCTCCTGAAGCACCGAGCCCAGGCGGGGCATCCGACGGGAGTGCTCAGCAAATTTTCTCGTGCAAGCATTGCCCATCCACTTTTTTTAGCTCCCCGGGGCTGACCCGGCACATCAATAAGTGCCACCCCTCAGAAAGTCGGCAGGTACTGCTACTGCAGATGCCACTGCGGCCGGGCTGTTGA